The proteins below come from a single Isoptericola dokdonensis DS-3 genomic window:
- the coaBC gene encoding bifunctional phosphopantothenoylcysteine decarboxylase/phosphopantothenate--cysteine ligase CoaBC, whose protein sequence is MRILLGVSGGIAAYKAVLLLRLLREQGHAVRVVPTVSALRFVGAPTFEALSGEPVTTEVFEDVDRVQHVALGQGADLVVVAPATADLLARAAAGRADDLLTTTLLTVSCPVVMAPAMHTEMWEHPATRANVATLRARGVVVVEPASGRLTGADTGPGRLPEPEEIARVALDVVEARPAADLAGRHVVVSAGGTREPIDPVRFIGNRSSGRQGVALAVAALARGARVTLVAANLAGDLLAPVRARGAEVVEVSTTAELRSAVRGAATTADVVVMAAAVADFRPVAPPAAKIKKVAGRSPAPIELVENPDVLAELAAERLRVGQVVVGFAAETGDDDGTVLEHGRAKARRKGADLLVVNAVGHAVGFGTDDNEVTVVDGAGATVATAAGSKRVVADAVWDAVTSISST, encoded by the coding sequence ATGAGGATCCTGCTGGGAGTCAGCGGCGGCATCGCCGCGTACAAGGCCGTGCTGCTGCTGCGGCTGCTGCGCGAGCAGGGGCACGCCGTGCGGGTGGTGCCGACGGTGTCGGCGCTGCGGTTCGTGGGCGCGCCGACGTTCGAGGCGCTGTCCGGCGAACCGGTCACCACCGAGGTGTTCGAGGACGTCGACCGGGTGCAGCACGTGGCGCTCGGCCAGGGCGCCGACCTGGTGGTCGTGGCGCCCGCGACGGCGGACCTGCTGGCCCGCGCGGCCGCGGGGCGCGCCGACGACCTGCTCACCACGACGCTGCTGACGGTGTCCTGCCCCGTCGTGATGGCCCCGGCGATGCACACCGAGATGTGGGAGCACCCGGCCACCCGGGCGAACGTGGCGACGCTGCGCGCGCGCGGGGTGGTGGTGGTCGAGCCGGCGAGCGGGCGCCTGACGGGCGCGGACACCGGACCCGGACGGCTGCCCGAGCCGGAGGAGATCGCGCGGGTCGCGCTCGACGTCGTCGAGGCTCGCCCCGCCGCGGACCTCGCGGGCCGGCACGTCGTGGTCTCGGCGGGCGGAACGCGCGAGCCGATCGACCCGGTGCGGTTCATCGGGAACCGGTCCAGCGGGCGCCAGGGCGTGGCCCTGGCGGTCGCGGCGCTGGCCCGCGGCGCCCGGGTGACGCTGGTCGCGGCGAACCTGGCGGGCGACCTGCTGGCGCCGGTGCGCGCCCGCGGCGCCGAGGTCGTCGAGGTCTCCACGACGGCCGAGCTGCGCTCCGCGGTGCGGGGCGCGGCCACCACGGCGGACGTGGTGGTGATGGCGGCCGCGGTCGCGGACTTCCGTCCCGTGGCGCCGCCGGCGGCGAAGATCAAGAAGGTCGCGGGGCGGTCGCCGGCCCCGATCGAGCTGGTCGAGAACCCGGACGTGCTGGCGGAGCTCGCCGCCGAGCGGCTGCGCGTCGGTCAGGTCGTGGTCGGGTTCGCCGCGGAGACGGGCGACGACGACGGCACCGTGCTGGAGCACGGGCGTGCCAAGGCCCGCCGCAAGGGAGCCGACCTGCTGGTGGTCAACGCCGTCGGGCACGCGGTGGGGTTCGGCACGGACGACAACGAGGTGACGGTCGTCGACGGCGCGGGGGCCACGGTGGCCACGGCGGCCGGGTCCAAGCGGGTCGTCGCGGACGCCGTCTGGGACGCCGTGACCAGCATCTCGTCCACCTGA
- the metK gene encoding methionine adenosyltransferase — protein sequence MTDALRLFTSESVTEGHPDKVCDQISDAILDALLAQDPGSRVAVETMVTTGLVHVAGEVTTSAYVEIPQIVREVVRGIGYTSSTIGFDGDSCGVSVSIGAQSPDIAQGVDEALERRTNAGDVDPLDLQGAGDQGLMFGYATDETPSLMPLPIFLAHRLAERLAEVRRTGAVLGLRPDGKTQVTVGYDGDRPVRLDTVVLSTQHDADVEQDKLLANVTDHVIDPVVAQVAEQCGLDVADARVIVNPTGKFVVGGPQGDAGLTGRKIIVDTYGGMARHGGGAFSGKDPSKVDRSAAYAMRWVAKNVVAAGLARRCEVQVAYAIGKAHPVGLYVETFGTAQVDPARIEAAIREVFDLRPAAIVRDLDLLRPVYAATAAYGHFGRDVEGFTWERTDRVEALRAAV from the coding sequence ATGACCGATGCCCTGCGCCTGTTCACCTCCGAGTCCGTCACCGAGGGACACCCGGACAAGGTGTGCGACCAGATCTCGGACGCGATCCTGGACGCGCTCCTCGCGCAGGACCCGGGATCGCGTGTCGCGGTGGAGACGATGGTGACGACCGGCCTGGTGCACGTCGCCGGCGAGGTCACCACGTCGGCCTACGTGGAGATCCCGCAGATCGTGCGCGAGGTCGTGCGCGGCATCGGCTACACGTCCTCCACCATCGGTTTCGACGGCGACTCGTGCGGCGTGTCGGTGTCGATCGGTGCGCAGTCGCCCGACATCGCCCAGGGCGTGGACGAGGCGCTGGAGCGGCGCACGAACGCCGGCGACGTCGACCCGCTGGACCTCCAGGGCGCCGGCGACCAGGGGCTGATGTTCGGGTACGCCACGGACGAGACGCCGTCCCTGATGCCGCTGCCGATCTTCCTCGCCCACCGGCTCGCGGAGCGCCTCGCGGAGGTGCGGCGCACCGGCGCGGTGCTGGGGCTGCGCCCCGACGGCAAGACGCAGGTCACCGTCGGCTACGACGGGGACCGCCCGGTGCGCCTCGACACCGTCGTGCTCTCCACCCAGCACGACGCGGACGTCGAGCAGGACAAGCTGCTGGCGAACGTCACCGACCACGTCATCGACCCGGTCGTGGCGCAGGTCGCCGAGCAGTGCGGGCTCGACGTCGCGGACGCCCGGGTGATCGTCAACCCGACCGGCAAGTTCGTCGTGGGTGGCCCGCAGGGCGACGCCGGCCTGACGGGCCGCAAGATCATCGTCGACACCTACGGCGGGATGGCCCGCCACGGCGGCGGCGCGTTCTCCGGCAAGGACCCCTCGAAGGTCGACCGCTCGGCGGCGTACGCGATGCGCTGGGTGGCGAAGAACGTGGTGGCGGCGGGGCTGGCGCGCCGCTGCGAGGTGCAGGTCGCCTACGCGATCGGCAAGGCGCACCCGGTGGGCCTGTACGTGGAGACGTTCGGCACCGCGCAGGTGGACCCGGCGCGCATCGAGGCGGCCATCCGCGAGGTGTTCGACCTGCGCCCGGCGGCGATCGTCCGCGACCTGGACCTGCTGCGTCCGGTGTACGCCGCCACGGCCGCGTACGGGCACTTCGGCCGGGACGTGGAGGGTTTCACCTGGGAGCGCACGGACCGGGTCGAGGCGCTGCGCGCCGCCGTGTGA
- a CDS encoding primosomal protein N' has translation MTSRDEPEQPALLGLDDVPGPRRRRPAGPAPVADVDPVARVVLDLQPAHLDREYDYLVPAAMAHDAVPGVRVRARFGPQEVGGFVVARLAESDHDGRLQPLRRVVSPDPVLTPAVLELARRVAERYAGTLTDVLRLAVPPRHARVEGEVLAALTAVREAGADGDADAAADAAAPPSAAPASPTGDGFDAVWAPYRGGEPFCRRVLAGEAPRAVWTPLPGLHAAPGQDVARVPHWAACVAQAARAAVAGGRRALVVVPDARDVALVAEAVEAAGVSAVVRLQADDGPAPRYRAFLRARHGLADVVVGTRAAVWAPVPALGLVVLWGDGEQTLAEPHAPYPHVRDVLALRSELEGAALLLASPGRTVQAQALVARGWAHEIAAPRDVLRARSPRVRALTSVELAREGAGAAARLPSAAWRTAKEALAHGPVLVQVPRAGYVPTVACARCRTAARCTACHGPLGMARQGTAPQCTWCGRLAGGWRCPECGDGRVRAVRVGSERTAEELGRAFTGVPVKVSASTAPGGILDRVPARPAIVVATPGAEPVADDGYVAALLLDAAVSTTGTALATATDAAHRWLAATALVRPDGQVLLVGDAAPAPTAALVRADPAGLAERELAERRELDLPPAVRVAAVTGDPDAVHAVVGRLDLPPDALLGPVPVPDDGARLDEQVRVVARVPLTDGLDLARRLRASLAVRSARREGGRVRVQLDPPEML, from the coding sequence GTGACCTCCCGTGACGAGCCCGAGCAGCCTGCGCTGCTCGGGCTCGACGACGTCCCGGGCCCGCGGCGCCGTCGCCCGGCGGGCCCGGCCCCGGTGGCGGACGTCGACCCGGTGGCCCGCGTGGTGCTGGACCTGCAGCCCGCCCACCTGGACCGCGAGTACGACTACCTGGTGCCCGCGGCGATGGCCCACGACGCGGTGCCCGGCGTGCGCGTCCGGGCGCGGTTCGGCCCGCAGGAGGTCGGCGGGTTCGTCGTGGCGCGCCTCGCGGAGTCCGACCACGACGGCCGGCTGCAGCCGCTGCGCCGGGTGGTGTCCCCCGACCCGGTGCTGACGCCCGCCGTGCTGGAGCTGGCCCGCCGGGTGGCCGAGCGGTACGCCGGCACCCTGACGGACGTGCTGCGCCTGGCGGTGCCGCCCCGGCACGCCCGCGTCGAGGGCGAGGTGCTCGCCGCGCTCACCGCGGTCCGCGAGGCGGGCGCCGATGGCGATGCCGATGCCGCCGCCGATGCCGCCGCCCCACCGTCGGCGGCGCCGGCGTCTCCGACGGGTGACGGCTTCGACGCCGTCTGGGCGCCGTACCGGGGCGGGGAGCCCTTCTGCCGCCGGGTGCTGGCCGGCGAGGCCCCACGGGCCGTGTGGACCCCCCTGCCGGGCCTGCACGCCGCGCCCGGCCAGGACGTGGCCCGCGTGCCGCACTGGGCGGCCTGCGTCGCGCAGGCGGCACGTGCCGCCGTGGCAGGTGGTCGGCGCGCCCTCGTCGTGGTGCCGGACGCGCGCGACGTCGCGCTCGTCGCCGAGGCCGTCGAGGCGGCAGGGGTGTCCGCGGTGGTCCGCCTCCAGGCCGACGACGGTCCGGCGCCGCGCTACCGGGCGTTCCTGCGGGCCCGGCACGGGCTCGCGGACGTCGTGGTGGGCACCCGGGCGGCCGTGTGGGCCCCCGTGCCCGCGCTGGGGCTGGTGGTGCTCTGGGGCGACGGCGAGCAGACCCTCGCCGAGCCGCACGCCCCCTACCCGCACGTGCGCGACGTGCTGGCGCTGCGCAGCGAGCTCGAGGGCGCCGCGCTGCTGCTCGCCTCCCCGGGCCGCACCGTGCAGGCCCAGGCCCTCGTCGCCCGCGGCTGGGCGCACGAGATCGCCGCGCCCCGCGACGTCCTGCGTGCCCGCTCGCCCCGGGTGCGCGCCCTGACCTCGGTCGAGCTGGCCCGCGAGGGCGCGGGCGCCGCCGCGCGGCTGCCCTCCGCGGCGTGGCGCACCGCCAAGGAGGCCCTCGCCCACGGCCCGGTGCTCGTGCAGGTGCCGCGCGCCGGGTACGTCCCGACCGTGGCGTGCGCCCGCTGCCGCACCGCCGCCCGCTGCACCGCCTGCCACGGCCCCCTGGGCATGGCCCGCCAGGGCACCGCCCCGCAGTGCACGTGGTGCGGGCGCCTCGCCGGCGGCTGGCGCTGCCCCGAGTGCGGCGACGGCCGGGTGCGCGCCGTGCGCGTCGGGTCCGAACGCACCGCCGAGGAGCTGGGCCGTGCCTTCACCGGGGTGCCCGTCAAGGTGTCCGCCTCGACCGCCCCCGGCGGCATCCTCGACCGGGTCCCCGCCCGCCCCGCCATCGTCGTCGCCACCCCCGGCGCCGAACCCGTCGCCGACGACGGCTACGTCGCCGCCCTCCTGCTGGACGCGGCCGTGTCGACCACCGGGACCGCCCTGGCCACCGCCACCGACGCCGCGCACCGCTGGCTCGCCGCCACCGCGCTCGTGCGCCCCGACGGGCAGGTCCTCCTCGTGGGGGACGCCGCCCCCGCCCCCACGGCCGCGCTCGTGCGCGCCGACCCCGCCGGGCTCGCCGAGCGCGAGCTCGCCGAACGACGCGAGCTCGACCTGCCGCCCGCGGTCCGCGTCGCCGCCGTCACCGGCGACCCCGACGCCGTGCACGCCGTCGTCGGACGCCTCGACCTGCCCCCCGACGCGCTGCTCGGCCCCGTCCCCGTGCCCGACGACGGCGCCCGCCTCGACGAGCAGGTCCGCGTCGTCGCCCGCGTGCCCCTCACCGACGGCCTCGACCTCGCGCGCCGCCTGCGCGCCTCCCTCGCCGTCCGCTCCGCCCGCCGCGAGGGCGGGCGCGTCCGCGTCCAGCTCGACCCCCCGGAGATGCTCTGA
- a CDS encoding HAD family hydrolase: protein MPATAAVPVPAVDTVVLDLGNVLLRWDPDAAFTGVDPDELAAWKTEVDFPAFNHAQDAGRTWADAVAHLEATAPHLAPLAARYVRDYAATLAGGPVPGSADLVAELRAAGVPVYGLTNWAADTYHHAETAAPAVGLLCDVLVSGREGLAKPDPAIFRRAATRFDLDPARTVFVDDVAANVAGARTAGYHGVVFTGTPALRTALADLGLPVARP from the coding sequence ATGCCCGCCACCGCCGCCGTCCCCGTGCCCGCCGTCGACACCGTCGTGCTCGACCTCGGCAACGTCCTGCTCCGCTGGGACCCCGACGCCGCCTTCACCGGCGTCGACCCGGACGAGCTCGCCGCCTGGAAGACCGAGGTCGACTTCCCGGCCTTCAACCACGCCCAGGACGCCGGACGCACCTGGGCCGACGCCGTCGCCCACCTCGAGGCCACCGCACCCCACCTCGCACCCCTGGCCGCCCGGTACGTGCGCGACTACGCCGCCACCCTCGCCGGCGGACCCGTGCCCGGCAGCGCCGACCTCGTCGCCGAGCTCCGCGCCGCCGGGGTGCCCGTCTACGGGCTCACCAACTGGGCGGCCGACACCTACCACCACGCCGAGACCGCCGCCCCCGCCGTCGGGCTCCTGTGCGACGTCCTCGTCTCCGGCCGCGAAGGCCTCGCCAAGCCCGACCCCGCGATCTTCCGCCGCGCCGCCACCCGCTTCGACCTCGACCCCGCCCGCACCGTCTTCGTCGACGACGTCGCCGCCAACGTCGCCGGCGCCCGCACCGCCGGGTACCACGGCGTCGTCTTCACCGGCACCCCCGCCCTGCGCACGGCGCTCGCGGACCTCGGCCTGCCCGTCGCGCGGCCCTGA
- the fmt gene encoding methionyl-tRNA formyltransferase encodes MRLLFAGTPEPAVPALRALLASDHEVVAVLTRADAPAGRGRRLVPSPVRVAAEEAGIPVITDTPRGDEFLARLRALDVDAAPVVAYGHLLRPEVLAVPRAGWVNLHFSVLPAWRGAAPVQHAVLAGDEVTGATTFLLDEGMDTGPVLGTTTETIRPRDTTGDLLGRLADSGAQLLVATLDALAAGELAPTPQSPDGVSHAPKIDRDDARVRWDDPALAVDRRVRAVTPAPGAWTTLPDGARLGLGPLTPRPDVTDLAPGALRAGKQEVLVGTATHAVALGDVQPVGKKPMPAPDWARGSGRTVVETGRLGETR; translated from the coding sequence GTGCGTCTGCTCTTCGCCGGAACCCCCGAACCCGCCGTGCCCGCCCTGCGGGCCCTCCTCGCCTCCGACCACGAGGTCGTCGCCGTCCTGACCCGGGCGGACGCCCCCGCCGGGCGCGGCCGCCGCCTCGTGCCCAGCCCCGTGCGCGTCGCCGCCGAGGAGGCCGGGATCCCGGTGATCACCGACACCCCCCGCGGCGACGAGTTCCTCGCCCGCCTGCGCGCCCTCGACGTCGACGCCGCCCCCGTGGTCGCCTACGGGCACCTGCTGCGCCCCGAGGTGCTGGCCGTGCCCCGCGCCGGCTGGGTCAACCTGCACTTCTCCGTGCTGCCCGCCTGGCGCGGCGCCGCCCCCGTGCAGCACGCCGTCCTCGCCGGCGACGAGGTCACCGGAGCCACCACCTTCCTGCTCGACGAGGGCATGGACACCGGCCCCGTGCTCGGCACCACCACCGAGACCATCCGCCCCCGCGACACCACCGGCGACCTCCTCGGCCGCCTCGCCGACTCCGGCGCACAGCTGCTCGTGGCGACCCTCGACGCCCTCGCCGCCGGCGAGCTCGCCCCCACCCCGCAGAGCCCCGACGGCGTCTCGCACGCCCCGAAGATCGACCGCGACGACGCCCGCGTGCGCTGGGACGACCCGGCGCTCGCCGTCGACCGCCGCGTCCGCGCCGTCACCCCCGCCCCCGGGGCGTGGACCACCCTGCCCGACGGCGCCCGCCTCGGCCTCGGCCCCCTCACCCCCCGCCCCGACGTCACCGACCTCGCCCCCGGCGCCCTGCGCGCCGGCAAGCAGGAGGTCCTCGTCGGCACCGCCACCCACGCCGTCGCCCTCGGCGACGTGCAGCCCGTCGGCAAGAAGCCCATGCCCGCCCCCGACTGGGCCCGCGGATCCGGGCGCACCGTCGTCGAGACCGGCCGACTGGGGGAGACCCGATGA
- a CDS encoding RsmB/NOP family class I SAM-dependent RNA methyltransferase produces the protein MSTDRPDRHGDDRRDARGRQRGAARSRGQAGRTTQAPADRRRRTDPARTAAFDVLRDVDASDAYANLVLPPLLRERGLSGRDAAFATELCYGTLRLRGRYDAILAACVDRPLDRLDPDVLDVLRLGAHQLLGMRVPAHAAVSETVGLARDRVGAGPAQMVNAVLRKVGRTPLPEWLDRVRDDAPDEITALARTGSHPVWITRALREALHGNGRDAGETADLLEADNTAPRVTLVTRPGLVDADELAAGTDARLQAGRWAPTAHVLAPGSDPATLPAVADGRAGVQDEGSQLVTLALAATPLDGPDARWLDLCAGPGGKAALLAALAAGRGATLVANEIAPHRARLVERGLRALPAGAVEAVRTGDGRDLGTEEPGAYDRVLVDAPCTGLGALRRRPESRWRRTPADLGALTGLQAELLRSALDAVRPGGVVAYVTCSPHLAETRLVVDTVLRRRDDVERLDARAVVRDVLVPGADLDLGADGGGAAGLDVQLWPHVHGTDAMHLTLLRRAG, from the coding sequence ATGAGCACCGACCGCCCCGACCGGCACGGCGACGACCGGCGCGACGCCCGCGGCCGTCAGCGCGGCGCCGCCCGCTCCCGCGGCCAGGCCGGCCGCACCACCCAGGCACCCGCCGACCGCCGCCGCCGCACCGACCCCGCCCGCACCGCCGCCTTCGACGTCCTGCGCGACGTCGACGCCTCCGACGCCTACGCCAACCTCGTCCTGCCGCCCCTGCTGCGCGAACGCGGACTGAGCGGCCGCGACGCCGCCTTCGCCACCGAGCTCTGCTACGGCACCCTGCGCCTGCGCGGCCGCTACGACGCCATCCTCGCCGCCTGCGTCGACCGCCCCCTCGACCGGCTCGACCCCGACGTCCTCGACGTCCTGCGCCTCGGCGCCCACCAGCTCCTCGGCATGCGCGTCCCCGCCCACGCCGCCGTCTCCGAGACCGTCGGGCTCGCCCGCGACCGCGTCGGCGCCGGACCCGCCCAGATGGTCAACGCCGTCCTGCGCAAGGTCGGCCGCACCCCCCTGCCCGAGTGGCTCGACCGCGTCCGCGACGACGCCCCCGACGAGATCACCGCCCTCGCCCGCACCGGCTCCCACCCCGTGTGGATCACCCGCGCCCTGCGCGAGGCCCTGCACGGCAACGGCCGCGACGCCGGGGAGACCGCCGACCTCCTCGAGGCCGACAACACCGCCCCCCGCGTCACCCTCGTCACCCGCCCCGGCCTCGTCGACGCCGACGAGCTCGCCGCCGGCACCGACGCCCGCCTCCAGGCCGGCCGCTGGGCGCCCACCGCCCACGTCCTCGCCCCCGGCAGCGACCCCGCCACCCTGCCCGCCGTCGCCGACGGCCGCGCCGGCGTCCAGGACGAGGGCTCCCAGCTCGTCACCCTCGCCCTCGCCGCCACCCCCCTGGACGGCCCCGACGCCCGCTGGCTCGACCTCTGCGCCGGACCCGGCGGCAAGGCCGCCCTCCTCGCGGCGCTCGCGGCCGGCCGCGGGGCCACCCTCGTCGCCAACGAGATCGCCCCCCACCGCGCACGCCTCGTCGAACGCGGCCTGCGCGCCCTGCCCGCCGGTGCCGTCGAAGCCGTCCGCACCGGCGACGGCCGCGACCTCGGCACCGAGGAGCCCGGCGCCTACGACCGCGTCCTCGTCGACGCGCCCTGCACCGGCCTCGGCGCCCTGCGCCGCCGCCCCGAGTCCCGCTGGCGCCGCACGCCGGCCGATCTCGGGGCGCTCACCGGCCTGCAGGCCGAGCTCCTGCGCTCCGCGCTCGACGCCGTGCGGCCCGGGGGAGTGGTGGCGTACGTGACGTGCTCCCCGCACCTCGCCGAGACCCGCCTCGTCGTCGACACCGTCCTGCGCCGCCGCGACGACGTCGAACGCCTCGACGCCCGCGCCGTCGTCCGCGACGTCCTCGTCCCCGGCGCCGACCTCGACCTCGGCGCCGACGGCGGGGGAGCGGCAGGCCTCGACGTCCAGCTCTGGCCGCACGTCCACGGCACCGACGCCATGCACCTCACCCTGCTGCGCCGGGCCGGATGA
- a CDS encoding helix-turn-helix domain-containing protein, producing MAVSRRWTRAQSSRDIGRFVKQARRRQGMSQGALAADLGLTRQYVSEMESGAGNLYITRLFEILDELGIEVRLVEQEADGRDGD from the coding sequence ATGGCTGTCAGCAGACGGTGGACGCGCGCACAGAGTTCTCGGGACATCGGCCGCTTCGTCAAGCAGGCTCGACGGCGCCAGGGCATGAGCCAGGGCGCGCTCGCGGCCGACCTCGGTCTGACGCGACAGTATGTCTCGGAGATGGAGTCAGGGGCGGGCAACCTCTACATCACGCGGCTCTTCGAGATCCTCGACGAGCTGGGTATCGAAGTGCGCCTCGTGGAACAGGAAGCCGATGGTCGCGACGGCGATTGA
- a CDS encoding HipA domain-containing protein, which produces MEPKIGLVRRDGAWWRAGRTDPTTHILKVARAADSPTADLVDTEAAALDLARRVGLTTIDAEVVTFDGVRAIVVSRYDRVADPEAPGGLRRIHQEDAAQALGINTRDPERKFQHGRAIPSLAAIAQVLRDDGARPDPLLALTTLNLAVGNTDAHAKNVSLLRRADGTVALAPAYDVSMHLHHGHASRVFAMDVAGERDMDALTGAHLVTEGTAWGLPRRRSQRVVTQTLDALRTALGEIDRDAHPGVPVAAWSTVERRTDALRASLD; this is translated from the coding sequence ATGGAGCCGAAGATCGGTCTCGTCCGCCGAGACGGCGCCTGGTGGCGGGCAGGGCGGACCGACCCGACGACCCACATCCTCAAGGTCGCCCGCGCGGCGGACTCGCCCACCGCCGACCTGGTCGACACCGAGGCTGCGGCGCTCGACCTCGCACGGCGCGTCGGCCTCACCACCATCGATGCCGAGGTCGTCACCTTCGACGGAGTCCGGGCCATCGTCGTCTCGCGCTACGACCGGGTGGCGGACCCGGAAGCGCCCGGCGGACTTCGTCGCATCCACCAGGAGGACGCCGCGCAGGCGCTCGGCATCAACACCCGCGACCCCGAGCGCAAGTTTCAGCACGGCCGCGCGATCCCGTCGCTGGCCGCGATCGCCCAGGTGCTGCGGGACGACGGCGCCCGGCCGGACCCCCTGCTCGCGCTCACCACTCTCAACCTCGCCGTCGGCAACACCGACGCCCACGCCAAGAACGTCTCCCTGCTGCGCCGCGCCGACGGCACCGTCGCCCTCGCACCCGCCTACGACGTCTCCATGCACCTGCACCACGGGCACGCCTCCCGGGTGTTCGCCATGGACGTCGCCGGCGAGCGGGACATGGACGCCCTCACCGGGGCCCACCTCGTCACCGAGGGCACCGCCTGGGGACTGCCCCGTCGGCGCTCGCAGCGCGTCGTCACCCAGACCCTCGACGCGCTGCGCACCGCCCTGGGCGAGATCGACCGCGACGCCCACCCCGGGGTGCCGGTCGCGGCATGGAGCACCGTGGAGCGTCGCACGGACGCTCTGCGGGCGTCTCTCGACTGA
- a CDS encoding GNAT family N-acetyltransferase, translating into MTTPPSPAADGADATGPARPLVRPATAADLEAVAAIFAPYVRTTAVTFDEEPPTATQWADRLADLVSRGLPFLVAELDGAVVGYAYAGPWRPKAAYRHTVESTIYLDPRAQGRGVGTRLLAALLDALGLAGVRQVVAVVADDPAAAGSIPLHRRLGFAPAGTLHDVGFKHGRWVSTVLMQRTLH; encoded by the coding sequence GTGACCACTCCCCCCTCCCCCGCGGCGGACGGGGCCGACGCGACCGGGCCCGCCCGACCGCTCGTCCGGCCGGCCACCGCCGCCGACCTCGAGGCGGTCGCCGCGATCTTCGCCCCCTACGTGCGCACCACCGCCGTCACCTTCGACGAGGAGCCGCCGACGGCCACGCAGTGGGCCGACCGGCTCGCCGACCTCGTCTCCCGCGGGCTGCCGTTCCTGGTGGCCGAGCTCGACGGAGCGGTCGTCGGGTACGCGTACGCCGGGCCGTGGCGGCCCAAGGCCGCCTACCGGCACACCGTGGAGAGCACCATCTACCTCGACCCGCGGGCCCAGGGCCGGGGCGTCGGCACACGCCTGCTCGCGGCCCTGCTGGACGCCCTCGGCCTCGCCGGGGTCCGTCAGGTCGTGGCCGTCGTGGCCGACGACCCCGCCGCCGCCGGGTCGATCCCCCTGCACCGACGCCTCGGGTTCGCCCCGGCCGGGACGCTGCACGACGTCGGCTTCAAGCACGGCCGCTGGGTGAGCACCGTGCTCATGCAGCGCACGCTGCACTGA
- the rpe gene encoding ribulose-phosphate 3-epimerase encodes MPALINPSILSADFANLERDLRSIATADYAHVDVMDNHFVPNLTLGLPVFERLVQVSPVPVDGHLMIADPDRWAPAYAEAGAASVTFHAEAAQAPVRLARELRRLGARAGLALRPATPVEPFLDLLGEVDMILVMTVEPGFGGQSFIEGTLPKIRRVRQAVSAAGLDVHVQVDGGVSRETIERAAEAGANVFVAGSAVFGADDVPAEIAVLREMASAHRH; translated from the coding sequence ATGCCAGCGCTGATCAACCCGAGCATCCTGTCGGCCGACTTCGCGAACCTCGAGCGCGACCTCCGCTCGATCGCGACCGCGGACTACGCGCACGTCGACGTCATGGACAACCACTTCGTGCCGAACCTGACGCTCGGCCTGCCGGTCTTCGAGCGGCTCGTGCAGGTGTCGCCGGTGCCGGTGGACGGGCATCTGATGATCGCGGACCCGGACCGCTGGGCGCCCGCGTACGCGGAGGCCGGTGCGGCGTCGGTGACGTTCCACGCGGAGGCCGCCCAGGCGCCCGTGCGGCTCGCTCGCGAGCTGCGCCGGCTCGGGGCTCGGGCGGGCCTCGCGCTGCGGCCGGCGACGCCGGTGGAGCCGTTCCTCGACCTCCTGGGCGAGGTCGACATGATCCTCGTGATGACGGTGGAGCCGGGGTTCGGCGGCCAGTCGTTCATCGAGGGGACCCTGCCGAAGATCCGGCGGGTGCGGCAGGCGGTGAGCGCGGCGGGTCTGGACGTGCACGTCCAGGTCGACGGGGGAGTGTCGCGGGAGACGATCGAGCGGGCCGCGGAGGCGGGGGCGAACGTCTTCGTGGCGGGGTCGGCCGTCTTCGGCGCCGACGACGTCCCGGCGGAGATCGCGGTGCTGCGGGAGATGGCGTCGGCGCACCGCCACTGA
- a CDS encoding phosphoribosyl-ATP diphosphatase, giving the protein MKTFDSLFAELSDKARTRPAGSGTVAELDAGVHAIGKKIVEEAAEVWMAAEHETDEAAAEEISQLLYHLQVLMLAKGLTLEDVYAHL; this is encoded by the coding sequence GTGAAGACCTTCGACTCCCTGTTCGCCGAGCTCTCCGACAAGGCCCGGACCCGACCCGCCGGGTCGGGGACCGTCGCCGAGCTGGACGCCGGCGTCCATGCGATCGGCAAGAAGATCGTCGAGGAGGCCGCCGAGGTGTGGATGGCCGCCGAGCACGAGACCGACGAGGCCGCCGCCGAGGAGATCTCCCAGCTCCTGTACCACCTGCAGGTGCTGATGCTGGCCAAGGGACTCACCCTGGAGGACGTGTACGCGCATCTGTGA